The genomic interval CGGACGACTGAGCATATGAAACAGAGGTAATAAAAAGTGCAAAGGCAATTAAAAATAAATATTTCCTTTTCATGAGCTAATTAGTTTAAGTTTTAATAATGATGTAAAAAATGAAGTCGTAGTTGCATGCTCTGCTTTATTTCTATTATTTTTTTTCAATCCGACTTCTGTTTTTAGTACTAAAAAAGCAAACCAATAGCTAAATATACTGACTGTAAAGCACTTACATAACACCCACTGTCCGATTCCGAACACATTACCATAAAAGAGAATACTTATTAACTATATTAGGTATGATTTTTTGACCACTTTTAACTATTCTCCAATCTTACCAGAAAAATATGAAAACGTATCAGATAAATATCCTGACTGAAACAGACCAGGAATCCGTTGAAAATATACTTAACGAGCTTGCTCAAAAAGGTACAATTGAATTTCATGAAGTTTCAGCTTCACAGCAAACACAGAATAAATCAGTACCGGCAACCGAAGACCAGATTGAAGAGATTATAGATGAATCGGAAATAGGGCCTTATTATTCAGAGAAAGAAGCGAAAAATATTCTTAATTTATAAACGCGTTATTTCCCGGACCTTAATTTCATCCATACTGGTTTTACTTCCCCAGCCGCATTCAATTTCCTTTTTTCTGCCTGTAAGGCTGTATTTCATGTGCACGGAAACATTGTAATTGGATCCGTCTATGGTTCCTATGGCTTTTTCGATTTTCGCTAAAGACGCTTCGTCAGCAGCCAGATTTACAATTGAACTGTCTTTTTGTAAAACTGAAAAATGCCACGAGCAGCCGTCGTATTGTATACCGTTACTCCATTCAGCATCAGTTTCTATAACATCAATATCAGAAATTTGATTTTCCTCAATACAGCCTGCAAAAAGGAACAAACCGAATATTACCAGTAAAATTTTCATGGTTTTGGGTCAGAAGTTGTTGTGATAAAATATGGACAGTACACTAATTTTTATTACTGATTAAAAAACCAGTCAAAAGGTTGGAACTACTTCAAAAAACATTCGTGAATATAAACTTCTGATAATGATTTGATTTTTTTACATTGCAATAGCAGGTCATTTTTTAATGATCGTAAACAAATGCTGTTCAATATTGAATGTAAACAAAATACCTCCAATGAGAAAATTCTTCCGGATTCTGATTGTTTTTACCTTCCTGATCCGCTCAGGCATCACAGCTGCACAACCTATTTCATCCGCACAGATTGATCAGCTTGTGGAAAGAACACTGACTACTTTCGACGTCCCCGGTATTGCAGTTGCGGTTGTAAAAGACGGGAAAGTGATTCACTCAAAAGGTTATGGTGTTCGCTCGCTGATTACCAGGCAAAAAGTAGATGAAAATACTTTATTCGGTATTGCGTCCAACAGCAAAGCGTTTACAGCTGCGGCGCTGGGGATTTTGAATGACGAAGGCAAACTGAAATGGGACGATAAAGTGATCGACTATATCCCGGAGTTCAGGATGTATAATGCTTATGTTACCGAAGAGTTCACGATCAGGGATTTGCTGACACATCGCAGCGGGCTGGGTTTGGGAGCAGGAGATTTGATGTTCTGGCCCGATTCATCCGACTTTACTATGAAGGATATTATTTACAACCTCCGGTATCTGAAGCCAGTTTCCGGATTTCGGACCAAATATGATTATGACAATCTGTTGTATATGGTGGCAGGTGAAGTCGTACAAAGGGTAAGCGGAAAAAGCTGGGAAGAATTTGTTGAAGAACGGCTGATGCTGCCTTTACAAATGAATAACAGTGCAGGCTCATGGCTTCGGGTAAAGGATAAATCCAATGCAATAGAAGCGCACGCTGCTGTTAATGGCAAGGTACAAGTTATTCCCCGTGATATTTTCAGGTTCGGCAATTCGGCAGGTGGGATCAATTCCAGTGTTGCCGATATGAGCAAGTGGATAATTATGCAAATGAATGGTGGCAAATATGGCACTGA from Dyadobacter sp. NIV53 carries:
- a CDS encoding serine hydrolase codes for the protein MRKFFRILIVFTFLIRSGITAAQPISSAQIDQLVERTLTTFDVPGIAVAVVKDGKVIHSKGYGVRSLITRQKVDENTLFGIASNSKAFTAAALGILNDEGKLKWDDKVIDYIPEFRMYNAYVTEEFTIRDLLTHRSGLGLGAGDLMFWPDSSDFTMKDIIYNLRYLKPVSGFRTKYDYDNLLYMVAGEVVQRVSGKSWEEFVEERLMLPLQMNNSAGSWLRVKDKSNAIEAHAAVNGKVQVIPRDIFRFGNSAGGINSSVADMSKWIIMQMNGGKYGTDMSKQLFSKKVHNEMWSPQTIIPANTSQPYQTHFSAYGLGWFLSDVKGYKQVTHTGGLAGMVTQVTMLPELQLGIIVFTNQQSGSAFSSITNTIKNSYLGIPATDLVKVYSDRAKSELAEADSITSNIWKDIAAEQQKNTSKVNYKAFAGTYHDNWFGDIELSEKNGKFRFDSKRAPKLSGEVFFYKNNTFIVKWDRRSFDADAYLYFQTDKDGKPAAIKMEAISPLTDFSFDFHDLDLKRIEK